A DNA window from Streptomyces parvus contains the following coding sequences:
- a CDS encoding VOC family protein yields the protein MVSVVQNVAIDCVNAYELARFWSEVTGRPLHPEDEPGMPETQVMTAEGPVLYFHQVPEAKKGKNRLHLCLRPKTSREEEVERLLALGATLVADLRNPDGSGWAVLADPEGNEFCVLRGESDRAATVS from the coding sequence ATGGTCTCAGTGGTGCAGAACGTGGCGATCGACTGTGTGAACGCGTATGAGCTGGCGCGGTTCTGGAGCGAGGTGACCGGCCGTCCGCTCCATCCCGAGGACGAACCGGGCATGCCGGAGACGCAGGTGATGACGGCGGAGGGCCCGGTGCTCTATTTCCACCAGGTCCCCGAGGCCAAGAAGGGCAAGAACCGGCTCCACCTGTGTCTGCGCCCGAAGACCTCGCGCGAGGAGGAGGTGGAGCGGCTGCTGGCCCTCGGCGCGACCCTCGTCGCCGACCTCCGGAACCCGGACGGCTCCGGCTGGGCGGTGCTCGCCGACCCCGAGGGCAACGAGTTCTGCGTTCTGCGCGGCGAGTCCGACCGGGCCGCGACGGTTTCCTGA
- a CDS encoding aldehyde dehydrogenase (NADP(+)) gives MSAVPVWSVDPRTGNPREQVAVEATAEEIDRAVRSAHAVRGALADRVARAAFLRAAAELLEESGEHIIEAADAETALGPARLTGELARTAAQFRAFAEVVDEGAYLDVHIDHPDASRTPPRPDLRRYKIPLGVVAVYAASNFPLAFSVPGGDTASALAAGCPVVVKAHPDHPATSELCASVLRRAAARTGLPEDVLTVVHGFDAGVELIRHPLVSAAGFTGSVRGGRALFDAAAARPAPIPFHGELGSLNPVVVTAAAATERAGEIGAGLGGSMTLGVGQFCTKPGFVLVPEGAAGDQLLKTLTETVSSTGSGVLLDHRMRDAFVTGVRERAALPDVDAPVTPGAAGEHTVSAGFLTVPAARLTAEGPHDALLEECFGPVTVIARYASVDEITAVLDRLPGNLTATLQTATDEGRDPDAGPLLAALTPLAGRILVNGWPTGVAVAPAQHHGGPYPATTSTSTSVGAAAIERWLRPVTYQSTPGTLLPPELREDNPLGLPRRVDGRRA, from the coding sequence GTGAGCGCAGTACCAGTCTGGAGTGTCGACCCCCGAACCGGGAACCCACGCGAGCAGGTTGCCGTGGAGGCCACCGCCGAGGAGATCGACCGCGCGGTCCGGTCGGCCCACGCCGTGCGGGGCGCCCTCGCCGACCGGGTGGCGCGCGCCGCGTTCCTGCGGGCGGCGGCAGAGCTGCTGGAGGAGTCCGGCGAGCACATCATCGAGGCCGCCGACGCGGAGACCGCCCTCGGGCCGGCCCGGCTCACCGGCGAACTCGCCCGTACCGCGGCCCAGTTCAGAGCCTTCGCGGAGGTCGTCGACGAGGGCGCCTACCTCGACGTCCACATCGACCACCCGGACGCCTCCCGGACCCCGCCCCGGCCCGACCTGCGCCGCTACAAGATCCCGCTCGGGGTCGTCGCCGTCTACGCGGCCAGCAACTTCCCGCTCGCCTTCTCCGTCCCCGGCGGCGACACCGCCAGCGCGCTCGCGGCCGGCTGCCCGGTCGTCGTCAAGGCGCACCCCGACCACCCGGCGACCTCCGAACTCTGCGCCTCGGTCCTGCGCCGCGCCGCCGCCCGCACCGGGCTGCCCGAGGACGTCCTGACCGTGGTGCACGGCTTCGACGCGGGCGTCGAGCTGATCCGCCACCCGCTGGTGAGCGCCGCGGGCTTCACCGGCTCGGTCCGCGGCGGACGCGCCCTGTTCGACGCGGCGGCCGCCCGCCCCGCCCCCATCCCCTTCCACGGGGAACTCGGCTCCCTCAACCCGGTCGTCGTCACTGCGGCCGCCGCCACCGAGCGCGCCGGGGAGATCGGCGCGGGGCTCGGCGGCTCGATGACGCTCGGCGTCGGCCAGTTCTGCACCAAGCCCGGTTTCGTCCTCGTCCCCGAGGGCGCGGCGGGCGACCAGCTCCTCAAGACCCTCACCGAGACGGTCAGCTCGACCGGCTCCGGCGTCCTGCTGGACCACCGCATGCGGGACGCCTTCGTCACCGGCGTACGGGAGCGGGCCGCGCTGCCCGACGTCGACGCCCCGGTCACCCCCGGCGCGGCCGGCGAGCACACCGTCTCCGCCGGATTCCTCACCGTGCCCGCCGCCCGGCTCACCGCCGAGGGGCCGCACGACGCGCTGCTGGAGGAGTGCTTCGGCCCGGTCACCGTGATCGCCCGGTACGCCTCCGTGGACGAGATCACCGCCGTCCTCGACCGGCTGCCGGGGAACCTCACCGCCACGCTCCAGACCGCCACCGACGAGGGCCGGGACCCCGACGCGGGCCCGCTGCTCGCCGCCCTCACCCCGCTCGCCGGGCGCATCCTCGTCAACGGCTGGCCGACCGGCGTCGCCGTCGCCCCCGCCCAGCACCACGGCGGTCCCTACCCGGCGACCACGTCCACCTCCACCTCGGTCGGCGCGGCGGCGATCGAGCGCTGGCTGCGCCCGGTCACCTACCAGTCCACCCCCGGGACGCTCCTCCCCCCGGAGCTGCGCGAGGACAACCCGCTGGGCCTGCCCCGCCGGGTGGACGGACGCCGCGCGTGA
- a CDS encoding DUF1349 domain-containing protein — MSLHLDRIPFALEPAGPDGRWTHADGVLTGRAGPGQDLFVPPSGDGLDPVSDAPRLLGAVGDGDFRLVARVRPGLVSAGDAGALFLQVADREWAKLCLEHSADLPTVCTVVTRGHSDDANASVVEEGVCWLRLSRTGSAYAFHASADGDSWTFVRVFTLGTPEERAAARVGFLVQSPTGEGCGAVFDRIAFLPGGVANLRDGR; from the coding sequence GTGAGCCTGCACCTGGACCGCATCCCCTTCGCCCTGGAGCCGGCGGGGCCCGACGGGCGCTGGACCCACGCGGACGGCGTCCTGACCGGCCGAGCCGGCCCCGGCCAGGACCTCTTCGTCCCCCCGTCCGGGGACGGCCTCGACCCGGTCTCCGACGCGCCGCGCCTGCTCGGCGCGGTGGGCGACGGGGACTTCCGGCTGGTGGCCCGGGTCCGCCCGGGGCTGGTGTCGGCCGGTGACGCGGGGGCGCTGTTCCTCCAGGTCGCGGACCGGGAGTGGGCCAAGCTCTGCCTGGAGCACTCCGCCGACCTCCCGACCGTCTGCACCGTCGTCACCCGGGGCCACTCCGACGACGCCAACGCCTCCGTGGTGGAGGAGGGCGTCTGCTGGCTCCGGCTGAGCCGCACCGGCAGCGCCTACGCCTTCCACGCCTCCGCCGACGGCGACAGCTGGACCTTCGTCCGCGTCTTCACCCTCGGTACGCCCGAGGAGCGGGCGGCCGCCCGCGTCGGCTTCCTCGTCCAGTCGCCCACGGGGGAGGGCTGCGGCGCGGTCTTCGACCGGATCGCCTTCCTGCCCGGGGGAGTGGCGAACCTGCGCGACGGGCGGTGA
- a CDS encoding IclR family transcriptional regulator, producing the protein MSVAESGGAQVKSAVRTVELLEYFAGRPGMHSLAAVQEAVGYPKSSLYMLLRTLVELGWVETDATGTRYGIGVRALLVGTSYIDGDEVVAAARPTLDRLSDDTTETIHLARLDGTNVVYLATRQSQHYLRPFTRVGRRLPAHSTSLGKALLATHSDEQVRKMLPETLPALTEHTITDREKLIEELRLVREQGYAVDREENTLGLRCFGVAIPYRTPARDAISCSVPVARLTPGHEQMVKDALFDARDRLSLATRRL; encoded by the coding sequence ATGTCGGTCGCCGAGTCCGGTGGGGCACAGGTCAAGTCCGCGGTACGGACCGTGGAGCTCCTCGAATACTTCGCGGGGCGGCCCGGCATGCACTCGCTGGCCGCCGTCCAGGAGGCGGTCGGCTACCCCAAGTCCAGCCTCTACATGCTGCTGCGCACCCTGGTGGAACTGGGCTGGGTCGAGACGGACGCGACGGGCACCCGGTACGGGATCGGTGTCCGCGCCCTGCTGGTCGGCACCTCGTACATCGACGGCGACGAGGTCGTGGCCGCCGCGCGGCCGACGCTGGACCGGCTGTCCGACGACACCACGGAGACCATCCACCTGGCCCGCCTCGACGGGACGAACGTGGTCTACCTCGCGACCCGGCAGTCCCAGCACTATCTGCGCCCCTTCACCCGGGTCGGCCGCCGGCTGCCCGCGCACTCCACCTCGCTGGGCAAGGCCCTGCTGGCCACCCACAGCGACGAGCAGGTCCGCAAGATGCTGCCCGAGACGCTGCCCGCGCTGACCGAACACACCATCACGGACCGCGAGAAGCTCATCGAGGAGCTGCGGCTGGTCCGCGAGCAGGGGTACGCGGTGGACCGCGAGGAGAACACCCTCGGCCTGCGCTGCTTCGGTGTGGCGATCCCCTACCGGACGCCCGCCCGGGACGCGATCAGCTGCTCGGTGCCGGTCGCCCGGCTCACCCCGGGCCACGAACAGATGGTGAAGGACGCCCTGTTCGACGCCCGGGACCGGCTCTCCCTCGCGACGCGGCGGCTCTGA